A section of the Elizabethkingia anophelis R26 genome encodes:
- a CDS encoding YiiX/YebB-like N1pC/P60 family cysteine hydrolase, which yields MQLENGDLLLVSANGSTLSGAIDRVTQTGKATHYSHIGMLEKEGKDYWVLHAGTRNGSERVPLDHFLRDEQNDNNHVDVYRLKKEYRKTIPNAISVAKNWLGKPYNYSYILSDDQLYCSDFVHRSFARDSIFQLEPMTFVNPKTGKTDVAWEAFYKKQNLEVPEGKPGCNPNGMAASPKIKFLGKIREQR from the coding sequence ATGCAGTTAGAGAACGGAGATCTTTTACTGGTTTCGGCCAATGGTAGTACATTATCAGGTGCTATAGACCGGGTGACCCAGACCGGTAAAGCAACACACTATTCCCATATCGGGATGTTAGAGAAAGAAGGAAAAGACTATTGGGTTTTGCATGCCGGTACCCGGAACGGATCCGAAAGAGTTCCTTTAGATCATTTCCTTCGGGACGAACAGAATGATAATAACCATGTCGATGTTTACCGGCTAAAAAAAGAATACCGGAAAACTATTCCCAATGCTATTAGCGTTGCTAAAAACTGGCTGGGAAAACCATACAACTATAGCTATATCCTTTCCGATGATCAATTATACTGTTCCGACTTTGTTCATAGAAGTTTTGCCAGAGATTCTATTTTTCAGTTAGAGCCAATGACCTTTGTCAATCCTAAAACCGGTAAAACCGATGTCGCATGGGAAGCTTTTTATAAAAAACAAAATCTGGAAGTACCGGAAGGAAAGCCAGGATGTAATCCCAATGGGATGGCTGCTTCGCCTAAAATAAAGTTTCTTGGGAAAATAAGAGAGCAGAGATAG
- a CDS encoding glycoside hydrolase domain-containing protein, translated as MKTAYSKKLGLSVLSFLGIAIHAQHIYPPQKELWNPDKLGNKRAVVKFEGKSKVAKVVIPWRNPEVKEGQRILVVDSTSQKQYEVSAYLNINREQGEVLFDPVSGKGTYYIYYLPYELKASENYPQAVYLKKTVSGTSDVKGSEVAKFMRIDAVDRFNENNPMEVLASKNEIDQYLKKHANEAYLVFPESRENPVKMNDLPQIWVDPKRDNSKFSGKTDKGEFYAFQLGILAKDTELKNVKIIATDLVSSAGKISASLFTSINTDGTSYEGKPLKFAVNVAPGNIQSIWCGFDIPTDVPAGTYKAVVTIKPENAPAQNIPVEISISGTVAQHKGYDEPWKMTRLPWLNSAMAQENTVIKPYTPLVYNTANREISLLGRKVTLSPDGLPAKIQTFFTQEMTEISAKANEVLASPVKFNIVNANGTPEKFGQADFKLDKKEEGLYSWHSQSQGQNLKMEIEGSLEFDGFMEYKVKVTALNDVELKDISMRIPFSSYASRYLMGLGEKGGSRPENFSWKWDVAKKNQDGAWLGNVNAGLQFSLRDEKYSRPLNTNFYLQKPLILPGSWGNNNKGGINITEDKSGVIVNNYSGSRNLKKGEELYYNFHLLITPFHTINTEWQWENRFYHKYVPIEKAKESGANVINIHHGTDINPYINYPFIATKEMKDYISKAHQSGLKVKVYNTIREVSNRMYELYPVRSLGHEVFSAGKGGGYSWLQEHLHNDYIAAWYVPEFKDAAIINSGMNRWHNYYVEGMNWLVDNIGIDGIYLDDVAFDRVTMKRVKKVMTKNGHPGIIDLHSANQFNDKDGFNNSANLYMEHFPYLNRLWFGEYFDYEKNKPDFFLTEVSGIPFGLMGEMLQNDGNPWRGMIFGMTNRLGWSDKSNPTHLWKAWDNFGIKGSKMIGYWVDNNPVKTDNKEVLATVYKKDHKVMVALASWASGDASVKLNIDWKKLGINPKKAVIKAQAIEGFQEAKTFGINDAIPVAQNKGWLLVIE; from the coding sequence ATGAAAACAGCATACTCTAAAAAATTAGGGCTGTCCGTACTTTCATTTCTGGGTATTGCAATACATGCTCAGCATATTTATCCCCCGCAAAAAGAGCTTTGGAATCCCGATAAATTGGGTAATAAAAGAGCTGTTGTAAAGTTTGAAGGAAAATCTAAAGTTGCAAAAGTTGTAATTCCGTGGAGAAATCCCGAAGTAAAAGAGGGGCAACGGATTTTAGTAGTAGACAGTACATCGCAGAAACAATACGAAGTAAGCGCTTATCTTAATATCAACAGAGAACAGGGAGAAGTTCTTTTCGACCCTGTTTCCGGAAAAGGGACATACTATATTTATTATCTTCCTTATGAATTAAAGGCCAGCGAAAATTATCCGCAGGCCGTTTATCTCAAGAAAACAGTTTCCGGTACTTCAGATGTAAAGGGAAGTGAGGTAGCAAAGTTTATGCGGATAGATGCTGTAGACAGATTTAATGAGAACAATCCTATGGAAGTTCTGGCCTCAAAAAATGAGATAGATCAGTATCTGAAAAAACATGCAAACGAAGCCTATCTGGTATTTCCTGAATCCAGAGAGAATCCGGTAAAGATGAATGATCTTCCGCAGATATGGGTAGATCCTAAGAGAGATAATAGCAAATTTTCCGGAAAGACTGACAAAGGAGAATTCTATGCTTTTCAGTTAGGTATACTGGCAAAAGATACTGAACTGAAAAATGTGAAAATTATTGCAACAGATCTAGTTTCCTCTGCAGGTAAAATAAGTGCATCACTTTTTACCTCCATCAATACAGATGGTACCAGCTATGAAGGAAAACCTCTGAAGTTTGCTGTAAATGTAGCGCCGGGAAATATTCAGTCCATTTGGTGCGGATTCGATATTCCTACAGATGTTCCTGCCGGGACTTACAAAGCCGTTGTAACTATTAAGCCGGAGAACGCACCAGCACAAAATATTCCGGTAGAAATTAGTATCTCCGGTACTGTTGCACAGCATAAAGGTTATGATGAACCCTGGAAGATGACGCGCCTTCCGTGGCTTAATTCTGCCATGGCACAAGAGAATACGGTAATCAAACCTTATACACCATTAGTATATAATACAGCCAATCGTGAAATTTCTCTGTTGGGAAGAAAGGTGACTCTTTCGCCGGATGGACTTCCGGCAAAAATACAGACATTCTTTACTCAGGAGATGACGGAAATCTCCGCAAAGGCCAATGAGGTATTGGCTTCGCCAGTTAAATTTAATATAGTAAATGCTAACGGAACTCCCGAGAAGTTTGGTCAGGCAGATTTTAAGCTTGATAAAAAGGAAGAAGGACTGTACAGCTGGCATTCACAAAGCCAGGGGCAGAACCTGAAGATGGAAATAGAAGGATCTTTGGAGTTTGATGGCTTTATGGAATATAAAGTAAAAGTAACGGCACTGAACGATGTAGAGCTAAAGGATATCTCTATGCGGATTCCGTTTTCATCTTATGCATCCAGGTACTTGATGGGATTAGGCGAGAAAGGAGGCAGTCGTCCTGAAAATTTCTCATGGAAATGGGATGTGGCTAAAAAGAATCAGGATGGCGCCTGGTTGGGTAATGTAAATGCCGGGCTACAGTTCAGCCTTCGGGATGAAAAATACTCGCGTCCGCTGAATACTAACTTCTATTTGCAAAAGCCGCTGATACTTCCAGGTTCATGGGGAAATAATAATAAAGGCGGAATTAATATTACAGAAGACAAATCCGGAGTAATTGTTAATAATTACAGCGGAAGCCGAAACCTGAAAAAAGGAGAGGAGCTTTATTATAACTTTCATTTACTCATCACACCTTTCCATACTATAAACACAGAATGGCAATGGGAAAACAGATTTTACCATAAATATGTTCCGATAGAAAAGGCCAAAGAGAGTGGTGCCAACGTAATCAATATTCACCACGGTACTGATATCAACCCGTATATCAATTACCCTTTCATTGCTACAAAAGAAATGAAAGATTATATCAGCAAGGCACACCAGAGCGGACTGAAGGTTAAAGTCTACAATACTATCCGTGAAGTTTCCAACAGAATGTATGAGCTGTATCCTGTAAGAAGCCTTGGACATGAAGTATTCTCTGCCGGAAAAGGGGGTGGCTATTCTTGGCTGCAGGAACACCTTCACAACGATTATATTGCAGCATGGTATGTTCCGGAATTTAAAGATGCAGCTATTATCAATAGTGGTATGAATCGTTGGCATAATTACTATGTGGAAGGTATGAACTGGCTGGTGGACAATATTGGTATTGACGGAATCTACCTGGATGATGTTGCTTTCGACAGAGTAACGATGAAGCGTGTAAAAAAAGTGATGACCAAGAATGGACATCCCGGTATTATCGATCTGCATTCTGCCAACCAGTTTAATGATAAAGACGGCTTCAACAATAGTGCGAATCTTTATATGGAACATTTCCCGTATCTGAACAGATTATGGTTTGGGGAGTATTTCGATTATGAGAAGAACAAGCCGGATTTTTTCCTTACAGAAGTTAGTGGTATTCCTTTCGGTTTAATGGGAGAAATGTTACAGAATGATGGAAATCCGTGGAGAGGAATGATCTTCGGGATGACAAACAGGTTGGGCTGGTCGGATAAAAGTAATCCAACCCATCTGTGGAAGGCTTGGGATAATTTCGGAATTAAAGGATCCAAAATGATAGGCTACTGGGTAGATAATAATCCGGTAAAAACCGATAATAAAGAAGTTCTGGCAACAGTTTATAAGAAAGATCACAAAGTTATGGTAGCATTGGCAAGCTGGGCTTCCGGTGATGCCTCTGTAAAACTAAATATAGACTGGAAGAAACTGGGAATTAATCCTAAGAAAGCTGTAATAAAAGCACAGGCTATTGAAGGCTTCCAGGAAGCTAAAACATTTGGTATAAATGATGCTATTCCGGTTGCTCAAAACAAAGGATGGCTATTAGTTATTGAATAA